From Nicotiana tabacum cultivar K326 chromosome 22, ASM71507v2, whole genome shotgun sequence, one genomic window encodes:
- the LOC107766557 gene encoding uncharacterized protein LOC107766557, with protein MGRKPCCAKEGLRKGPWSSKEDSLLTNYIKENGEGQWRSLPKNAGLLRCGKSCRLRWMNYLRPGIKRGNFTQDEEDLIVRLHSLLGNRWSLIAGRLPGRTDNEIKNYWNTHLIKKLKSAGIERKPHKNFSKCSKKESRKGPQQEKSRKKQGKKSNNKNNEGQIVQVEKIQVFTPKPIRISSEVLSRNNSFENVTLSTTCSSNSNFEEADVENKEKEVKLEEVSFFPRDLNFGKLLEGDENLDEFLIQENSCISNKHSMLMNESMLEKVYEEYLLLLSENCYLQDDHQKEQNFPCKCL; from the exons atgGGAAGAAAACCATGTTGTGCAAAAGAAGGATTACGAAAAGGTCCATGGTCTTCTAAAGAAGATTCGTTACTTACTAATTATATCAAGGAAAATGGTGAAGGACAATGGAGATCTTTGCCTAAGAATGCTG GACTACTTAGGTGTGGAAAAAGTTGCAGACTAAGATGGATGAACTATTTAAGACCAGGGATTAAAAGAGGAAACTTCACTCAAGATGAAGAAGATCTTATAGTGAGACTACATTCTCTTTTGGGTAATCGTTGGTCACTAATTGCTGGAAGATTACCAGGTCGAACAGATAATGAAATCAAAAATTATTGGAACACCCATTTAATCAAGAAGCTCAAAAGTGCTGGAATTGAACGAAAACCCCACAAAAATTTCTCCAAATGTTCCAAAAAGGAATCAAGAAAAGGACCCCAACAAGAGAAATCAAGAAAAAAACAAGGCAAAAAgagcaacaacaaaaacaatgagGGTCAAATTGTACAAGTTGAGAAAATTCAAGTGTTTACCCCAAAACCCATCAGGATTTCTTCTGAGGTACTTTCAAGGAACAATAGTTTTGAAAATGTTACATTGAGTACTACTTGTTCCTCAAATAGTAATTTTGAAGAAGCTGATGTTGAAAACAAGGAAAAAGAGGTGAAATTAGAAGAAGTTTCATTCTTTCCAAGGGACTTAAATTTTGGTAAATTACTTGAAGGGGATGAAAATTTAGATGAATTTCTTATTCAAGAAAACAGCTGCATTTCAAACAAACATTCAATGCTAATGAATGAGAGCATGTTGGAGAAAGTATATGAAGAATATCTTTTACTTCTTTCTGAAAATTGTTACCTTCAAGATGATCATCAAAAGGAGCAAAATTTCCCCTGTAAATGTCTCTGA
- the LOC107766556 gene encoding uncharacterized protein LOC107766556, translating to MTSNIAESLNAVTKDTIELPIVELLEYIRTLLKRWTNEKLLKANGTFTYLGKKYNKDLEDNRTLSQKLRVRASTDYIHRVIDVMKRYIVCLQNKRCSCGQFQFDELPCAHALAALRHENESYENYCSPYYTRESLLHTYEIPVDPLPDESK from the exons ATGACATCAAACATTGCAGAGTCATTGAATGCGGTAACAAAAGATACAATAGAGCTACCCATAGTAGAACTATTAGAGTACATAAGGACTCTTCTTAAACGTTGGACTAATGAAAAGTTATTGAAAGCAAATGGTACATTCACATACCTTGggaaaaaatacaacaaagattTAGAGGACAACAGGACATTATCGCAGAAGCTGAGA gtgagggcttcaacaGATTACATCCATAGAGTGATAGATGTCATGAAGCGCTATATAGTTTGTCTTCAAAACAAGAGATGTAGTTGTGGACAATTTCAGTTTGATGAACTTCCTTGTGCACATGCTTTGGCTGCTTTAAGGCACGAGAATGAATCTTATGAAAACTATTGTTCTCCTTATTATACGAGGGAGAGCCTCTTGCATACTTATGAAATACCAGTAGACCCGCTGCCTGATGAAAGCAAATGA